A single genomic interval of Lucilia cuprina isolate Lc7/37 chromosome 2, ASM2204524v1, whole genome shotgun sequence harbors:
- the LOC111682340 gene encoding location of vulva defective 1, with amino-acid sequence MGLRPFYNKNYQAEYKMPQQQNTLKIKRSFKRRRFIENIAYVSMAIIFVVTTNVDRAQAVPATGSGYLTLYGDMPTQQQQQKQQLWHHRYIRDVGASLSASLQQQQQENLKDSLQQSSSTEVSLEQPQGQCLLDGEYVPETTVFCEKQVGCRAIQKTGHCCPDYKCDCQKDGKTYLNGDKLVDPETPCTVCYCQGGEILCSSVTCFHRDDCTPKYIPGVCCPEYDNCPVATSESTTNKTLATTSTTSKPEIHQAENNPKITIKEITKPIEIRITDDNKAIPIHQMLKPSTTSTTSTTTTTTTPSTTTTSTTTTTPPPTLSTTIYAVPTTPTPHIDAINVNTAISSQDHNQHTGESFEHTSSGDNNHHINGVVSPKGGLNSGDTLKLSASVAYPSTVLVSAALSSTFSPSDSSLEVEDPVPALSVFSTQGLPEDPSKVNIKREYFITTEGLAAGSGSPIFDGFGSGEYPNSELIYSQSAQGQQSAFNTALQQSSAELDPDTAGSDNIYHIILTTDGPRLTSTSENYFALKGVSTTESSPFDDLSGSSLNPVDTNNNLDTNKEDPTTEGPSKQEQYYTKSTTESAINQHLDDDDSAIPVESNPAYPSLPEDDFSLRDNNFQINDSDDVGDEPRSIGGSHGIAATYESFKSTKHLDEHTYGSGSGMLLDELVNLMPVSTTEGSGDLQQSTENYEKIKSAEVIQFMYSAEDSSEETRITNTTDFKMDKVATKTIKTDDTSLESAETRQEMEFEMGSGSGSGEIKLAKQQKEREPTTARPNKAAADIDIDEVQDASGNGPQDDPKLDVESLKLDESANDSPTSPDKSPKNNILSVKVQPEQDKQFHDDLH; translated from the exons ttccTGCTACGGGTAGTGGTTATTTAACACTTTATGGGGATATGCCTacacagcaacagcagcaaaaacaacaattatggCATCATCGTTATATACGAGATGTGGGCGCATCACTATCGGCCAgtttgcaacaacaacagcaggaGAATCTGAAAGATTCTTTACAACAAAGTTCTTCCACAGAAGTCTCGTTGGAACAACCACAAG GCCAATGTCTATTAGATGGTGAATATGTGCCAGAAACAACGGTTTTCTGTGAAAAACAAGTGGGTTGTCGTGCCATACAGAAAACAGGACACTGTTGTCCTGATTATAAATGTG ATTGCCAAAAGGAtggtaaaacttatttaaatggTGATAAGTTAGTAGATCCGGAGACACCATGCACCGTTTGCTACTGTCAAG GAGGAGAAATTTTATGCAGTTCTGTTACATGTTTTCATCGTGATGATTGTACGCCCAAATATATACCAGGTGTTTGTTGTCCAGAATATGATAATTGTCCag TTGCCACCTCTGAATCAACGACTAATAAAACTCTAGCCACGACTTCAACCACTTCTAAACCGGAAATTCATCAAGCcgaaaataatccaaaaataacaataaaagagATCACAAAACCAATTGAAATTCGCATTACGGACGACAATAAAGCCATACCCATTCATCAAATGCTCAAGCCATCCACAACATCCACCACTAGcacaactactacaacaaccACCCCTAGTACAACAACCACAAGTACTACTACTACAACACCACCACCAACATTATCCACAACAATTTATGCCGTTCCCACAACACCAACACCTCATATAGATGCTATAAATGTTAACACGGCCATAAGCAGCCAAGACCACAACCAACACACAGGTGAAAGCTTTGAACACACTAGTAGTGGAGACAACAACCATCATATAAATGGTGTAGTCTCGCCCAAAGGGGGCCTTAATAGTGGTGACACTTTAAAACTCAGCGCTTCTGTTGCATATCCCTCAACAGTTTTAGTTTCGGCTGCTTTAAGTTCAACATTTTCTCCCTCGGATTCTAGTCTAGAAGTTGAGGATCCAGTACCTGCATTATCGGTTTTTAGCACCCAAGGGTTACCAGAAGATCCCAGTAAAGTGAATATTAAACGTGAGTACTTCATTACCACAGAAGGTCTAGCCGCTGGTTCGGGTTCGCCTATTTTTGATGGTTTTGGTAGTGGTGAATATCCTAATTCAGAGTTGATATATAGTCAGTCTGCTCAAGGTCAACAAAGTGCTTTTAATACCGCCCTGCAACAATCATCGGCAGAGCTAGATCCAGATACAGCAGGAAGTGATAATATTTATCATATTATTTTGACCACAGATGGTCCTAGGTTGACCTCAACTTCGGAGAATTATTTTGCGTTAAAGGGAGTGTCTACAACAGAAA GCTCACCCTTTGATGATCTATCAGGCAGTTCTCTAAATCCTGTAGACACTAACAACAATTTGGATACTAATAAAGAAGATCCCACCACAGAAGGACCCTCCAAACAAGAACAATATTATACCAAATCAACTACCGAATCGGCTATAAATCAACATTTAGACGATGATGACTCTGCCATACCCGTAGAAAGTAATCCAGCTTATCCTTCTCTACCAGAAGATGATTTCAGTTTAAGAGATAATAATTTCCAAATAAATGATTCCGATGATGTAGGCGATGAACCCAGAAGTATAGGAGGAAGTCATGGCATAGCCGCTACTTATGAGTCCTTTAAAAGTACTAAACATTTAGATGAACATACTTATGGCAGTGGTAGTGGCATGTTGTTAGATGAATTAGTAAATTTAATGCCCGTTTCCACCACCGAAGGTAGTGGAGATTTACAACAGTCGACGGAAAACTATGAGAAAATCAAATCGGCGGAAGTAATACAATTTATGTACTCAGCCGAGGATTCATCGGAAGAGACTCGTATTACTAATACAACAGATTTTAAAATGGATAAAGTTgcaacaaaaactattaaaacagaTGATACTTCTTTAGAATCTGCAGAAACTAGACAAGAAATGGAATTTGAAATGGGTTCGGGATCGGGATCGGGTGAAATTAAATTGGCCAAACAACAGAAAGAAAGAGAACCTACTACCGCTAGACCAAATAAAGCAGCAGCAGACATAGATATAGACGAGGTACAAGATGCCTCGGGTAATGGTCCCCAAGATGATCCTAAACTAGATGTAGAAAGTTTAAAATTAGATGAAAGCGCAAATGATTCACCCACAAGCCCAGATAAATCacctaaaaataatatattatcgGTTAAGGTACAACCTGAACAAGATAAACAATTTCATGATGATTTACATTAA